AAATTGCGCACTTGGTGGATTGGCTGCGCCAGCACAATGCGCAGCGGCCCACGGGCAAAAAGGCGGGCTTTTACGGGCTCGATGTGTACTCGTTGTGGGAATCGTTGGAGCAGATTATGCAGTACGCCGGCCGCAAGGGCGAGGCCGCAGCCCAAGCCGCCCAACGCGCTTACAAGTGCTTTGAGCCGTACAGCGCCGACCCGCAGGAGTACGCCGAAGCCGTGGCCTTTGTGAGCGAAGACTGCGAAGACGAAGTGCTGACGATGCTGCGCGCCCTGCAACGCCGCACGCCCACCACCGGCACCGACGGCCTGGAAAAGGAAATGGACTTTGCCACCGAGCAGAACGCCTTGGTAGCCGTAAATGCCGAACGCTACTACAAAGCCATGCTGCGCGGCGGGGGCTCGTCGTGGAACGTGCGCGACCACCATATGATGGAAACCCTGCAGCGCCTGCTCGATTTGCACGGCCCCGATAGCAAAGCCATTGTGTGGGAACACAACACCCACGTAGGTGACGCCCGCTACACCGATATGGTGGCCGATGGCATGGTGAACGTAGGCCAGTTGGCCCGCCAGGAGCTCGGCCGCGAAAACGTGTTCATCGTGGGATTTGGCTCGTACCAGGGCTCGGTAATTGCCGGCAAAAGTTGGGGTGCTCCCTTCGAGAAGATGCCTGTGCCCGAAGCGCGCAACAACTCCTGGGAAGCCTTGCTGCACACCGACATCGGCCAAAATGCTCTGCTGTTCTCCAACGAGCTGCGCCACCACGATGCCCTGATGGACCACCTGAACCACCGCGCCATTGGCGTGGTGTACCGGCCCGAGCGCGAACGGTTCGGCAACTACGTGCCCACGGTAGTGCCCGAGCGCTACGATGCCTTCCTGTACATCGACGAAACCAGGGCGCTGCACCCGCTGCCCACCTCCGCCGACGAGCACGTGCCGCCCGATTTGTACCCCTGGGTGTACTAACCCGAGGGCGGTGCTTACCTCAGGCCAGCCCATTGCCCCGCGCAGCCGTGGCGGTACCTAGGCCGCCCGGTTGCGCGGGGCTGTTGTCGTCGGCGGGTTGCATGTACACCATTTGGCGCGGCAAGGGTATTTCGATGCGGTGGGCGTTGAAGGCTTCGTTGATGCGCAGAATGGCCTCGCTGCGCGCCCCGATGTAGTCGACCTGCCGGCGGTAGGGCACCCAAAAGCGCACCTCAAACGTGATGCCGCGGTCGGCGAAGCTGCTGAACATCACCTCGATGGGTCGGCCTTCAATCACGTGCGGCACGGTAGCCACGGCTTCGCGCACCACGGTTTGCACCTGCCGCAGATTGGAGCCGTAGGCCACAATGCAGTCGAGGTCGATGCGGCGCATGGTGTTTTCGGTGAAGTTGATGAGCGGGTTCTCGAACACCTTGCGGTTGGGCACGCGCACCAGCTCGCCGGTGGTTTGGCGGATATCGGTGGTGCGCAGGCTGATGCGCTCCACATACCCGAAAAACGTGTTCGACTCCACCACGTCGCCCACATTAAAAGGCCGCTGCAAGGCGATGATGATGCCGCTGATGAAATTGGCCGCTATGTCCTGAAACGCGAAACCCAGGGCCAAACCCAGAATACCCACGCCGGCCAGCAGCGAGGTTACGGTTTTCTGCAGGTTGAGCACCTCCAGCACGAAAAACACGCCTACCAGCAGCGTGGCCATGTAGGCCAGCGTGCCTGTGAGGCTGTTG
The sequence above is drawn from the Hymenobacter sp. YIM 151858-1 genome and encodes:
- a CDS encoding erythromycin esterase family protein; translation: MKTSIPHHPLRSAADLDPLIEAIGDARVVLLGEASHGTHEYYTWRAALSKRLIQEKGFNFIAVEGDWPDCFEVNLAVKQQPDGQPSAKLLQTFNRWPTWMWGNWEIAHLVDWLRQHNAQRPTGKKAGFYGLDVYSLWESLEQIMQYAGRKGEAAAQAAQRAYKCFEPYSADPQEYAEAVAFVSEDCEDEVLTMLRALQRRTPTTGTDGLEKEMDFATEQNALVAVNAERYYKAMLRGGGSSWNVRDHHMMETLQRLLDLHGPDSKAIVWEHNTHVGDARYTDMVADGMVNVGQLARQELGRENVFIVGFGSYQGSVIAGKSWGAPFEKMPVPEARNNSWEALLHTDIGQNALLFSNELRHHDALMDHLNHRAIGVVYRPERERFGNYVPTVVPERYDAFLYIDETRALHPLPTSADEHVPPDLYPWVY
- a CDS encoding mechanosensitive ion channel family protein: MLGVVTEFERALDLLYNKLLVWFRQLVVMLPNLLIAALLLALTFLVARLVQRATQRLLPRFSASATLNSLTGTLAYMATLLVGVFFVLEVLNLQKTVTSLLAGVGILGLALGFAFQDIAANFISGIIIALQRPFNVGDVVESNTFFGYVERISLRTTDIRQTTGELVRVPNRKVFENPLINFTENTMRRIDLDCIVAYGSNLRQVQTVVREAVATVPHVIEGRPIEVMFSSFADRGITFEVRFWVPYRRQVDYIGARSEAILRINEAFNAHRIEIPLPRQMVYMQPADDNSPAQPGGLGTATAARGNGLA